One window from the genome of Salvia splendens isolate huo1 chromosome 9, SspV2, whole genome shotgun sequence encodes:
- the LOC121747477 gene encoding alpha-1,3-arabinosyltransferase XAT3-like isoform X2: protein MLIDDAIIDNITAQTGEDSAKSMLVINETAKIEPLNLQSMFVTNESVTELAREWRNVEPLCRVLKSHADYCEIQGDVRVDANSSTVFLVKPRSYQILDTNAVSDWIIEPYPRRGTGFVKKWTVKLAAEDDASVPKCDRLHSLPALLFSIGGFTGNHFHDFADLLVPLFTTSFRFKRNVHFLATDYKPWWPAKFRPLLRRLTGSEILDIDNENITNCYGRLIAGLKFDSELVVAADSTSSSGASMHKFRQLLRQTYSLNREKAIRGGVRPRLMIVSRKRTRILTNEDRISRAAAKLGFEVVSAEGDHSTNLTEFAQLVNSCDVMVGVHGAGLTNMVFLPEKAVLVQIVPLGAIDAFAKLDFGDPAAGMGIRYLDYKIGLKESSLILRYAADHPVIRDPISIHRKGWGELRDVYLNNQNVTIDVRTFRATLAKALKLLRR from the exons ATGCTCATAGATGATGCCATTATCGACAATATCACTGCTCAAACAGGAG AAGATAGTGCTAAGAGCATGCTCGTGATCAACGAAACAGCCAAAATCGAGCCGTTGAATTTGCAAAGCATGTTTGTAACGAACGAGTCAGTGACGGAACTAGCTAGAGAATGGCGGAATGTGGAGCCGTTGTGCAGAGTTTTAAAATCACATGCAGATTACTGCGAGATCCAAGGAGACGTAAGAGTCGACGCGAATTCATCGACGGTTTTCCTGGTGAAGCCGCGTTCGTATCAAATTTTGGATACGAACGCCGTTTCTGATTGGATCATAGAGCCTTATCCAAGGAGAGGAACTGGATTTGTTAAAAAATGGACGGTTAAATTAGCGGCGGAAGACGACGCCTCCGTTCCGAAATGCGACCGGCTTCACTCTCTCCCTGCATTGCTCTTCTCAATCGGAGGATTCACCGGAAATCACTTCCACGATTTCGCCGATTTACTAGTTCCACTGTTTACGACGTCGTTCCGATTCAAACGAAACGTGCATTTTCTCGCCACCGACTACAAGCCGTGGTGGCCGGCGAAGTTCCGCCCCCTCCTCCGCCGCCTCACCGGAAGCGAAATCCTCGACATCGACAACGAAAACATCACAAATTGCTACGGGAGACTAATCGCCGGCCTCAAATTCGACAGCGAGCTCGTGGTGGCGGCTGATTCCACTTCTTCCTCCGGCGCGAGCATGCATAAATTCCGGCAGCTCCTCCGGCAAACTTACTCTCTGAACAGAGAAAAAGCGATCCGCGGCGGAGTGCGGCCTCGCCTGATGATCGTGTCGAGGAAGAGGACACGAATTCTGACGAACGAGGATCGGATCTCGCGAGCGGCGGCGAAGCTAGGGTTCGAGGTGGTCTCCGCCGAGGGCGACCACTCGACAAATCTGACGGAATTCGCGCAGCTGGTGAACTCGTGCGACGTGATGGTGGGGGTGCACGGCGCGGGGCTGACGAACATGGTTTTCCTGCCGGAGAAGGCGGTGCTGGTACAGATTGTGCCGTTGGGCGCCATTGACGCGTTCGCGAAGCTCGATTTTGGGGATCCGGCGGCGGGGATGGGGATTAGGTATCTGGATTACAAAATTGGGTTGAAGGAGAGCTCTCTGATTCTGCGATATGCGGCGGATCATCCGGTGATTAGAGATCCGATTTCGATACACAGGAAGGGCTGGGGTGAGCTCAGAGACGTTTACTTGAATAATCAGAATGTCACCATTGATGTACGGACGTTTAGAGCTACTTTGGCTAAGGCGCTTAAGCTCTTGCGTCGTTGA
- the LOC121749691 gene encoding uncharacterized protein LOC121749691 isoform X2, translating into MALLLDDPLKNGVLAVQTIRNNIMASTLLATTAITLSSLISVYVSNKSSSPSSKLIYGNKSSLMSSLKFFAILLCFLVAFLCNVQSIRYYAHVSFLATVPTSQGKIDAIEYVARNLNRGSFFWSLGLRAFYLSFPLFLWVFGPIPMFLCCFAMSFLLYFLDTTTNFTRDMHSHSIKQEATVEEAEPVDAHAT; encoded by the exons ATGGCTCTTCTGCTTGAT GATCCACTAAAAAATGGAGTACTGGCAGTTCAAACGATCCGTAACAACATAATGGCATCGACCCTCTTGGCGACGACAGCCATCACTCTGAGCTCGCTCATAAGCGTGTATGTCAGCAACAAGTCCAGCTCCCCCTCCTCCAAGTTGATCTACGGGAACAAATCCTCCCTCATGTCCTCGCTCAAGTTCTTTGCCATTTTGCTCTGCTTTCTCGTGGCATTCCTCTGTAACGTCCAGTCCATAAGGTACTACGCGCACGTCAGCTTTCTAGCCACCGTGCCCACCTCTCAGGGCAAGATAGACGCCATTGAGTACGTGGCCAGGAACTTGAACAGGGGTAGCTTCTTCTGGTCGCTCGGACTCAGAGCTTTCTACTTGTcctttcctctcttcctctggGTGTTCGGCCCGATACCCATGTTCCTTTGCTGCTTCGCCATGTCGTTCCTTCTCTATTTCTTGGACACCACCACCAACTTCACCAGAGATATGCACTCTCATTCTATCAAGCAGGAAGCCACTGTTGAAGAAGCGGAGCCTGTAGATGCTCATGCCACATGA
- the LOC121746904 gene encoding L-Ala-D/L-amino acid epimerase-like encodes MVPSAAFLSLQSPPLRFSKSPTACMAAPPACLGFKNLMETYAVSVQRAEGRALNVPLLAPFMIATARVDSVENVAVRVELRNGCVGWGESPILPGVTAEDQAAALAAVAEACRALLESPGKTLAIVLAEIGGMLPGHSFASVRAGIEMALIDAVANSIGVPLWRLFGGFSNAITTDITIPIVSPTEAAELASKYRVRGFKTLKLKVGKNLSADIEVLKAIRTVHPDCLFILDANEGYSSEEAIQVLQKLHEMEVTPILFEQPVHRDDWRGLGRVSRVARTKYGVSVAADESCRSLDDVKKIVKEDLAHVVNIKLAKMGVLGALEIIDLARESGLDLMIGGMVETRLAMGFAGHLAAGLGCFKFIDLDTPLLLAEDPVLGGYEVSGPVYKFTNTRGHGGFLHWDNIC; translated from the exons ATGGTTCCTTCCGCCGCCTTCCTCTCCCTGCAATCGCCGCCTCTCCGCTTCTCCAAGAGCCCCACCGCCTGCATGGCGGCTCCGCCGGCGTGCCTGGGGTTCAAGAACCTGATGGAGACGTACGCGGTGAGCGTGCAGCGCGCGGAGGGGAGGGCGCTGAACGTGCCGCTGCTCGCGCCGTTCATGATCGCGACGGCGCGGGTGGACAGCGTGGAGAATGTGGCCGTGCGGGTGGAGCTCCGCAACGGCTGCGTTGGGTGGGGGGAGTCGCCGATCCTCCCCGGTGTCACGGCGGAGGATCAGGCGGCGGCCCTGGCCGCGGTGGCCGAGGCTTGCCGGGCTCTGCTTGAGAGCCCTGGCAAGACCTTGGCCATTGTTCTTGCTGAGATTGGTGGGATGCTTCCTGGCCATTCTTTTGCTTCT GTCAGAGCAGGGATCGAGATGGCATTGATCGATGCAGTTGCAAACAGCATTGGAGTGCCTCTATGGAGACTGTTCGGTGGATTCTCAAACGCGATAACAACAGATATAACA ATTCCAATAGTTTCCCCAACCGAAGCAGCAGAGCTGGCTTCTAAGTATCGCGTTCGAGGTTTCAAGACTTTGAAGCTCAAAGTGGGGAAGAACTTGTCTGCTGACATTGAAGTTCTTAAAGCTATACGCACAGTCCATCCCGACTGCTTGTTCATTTTAGATGCTAACGAAGGTTATAGCTCTGAAGAAGCCATTCAAGTTCTCCAAAAGTTACACG AAATGGAGGTGACGCCTATTCTTTTCGAACAACCAGTTCACAGAGATGACTGGAGAGGCCTTGGTCGCGTTAGTCGCGTTGCCAGAACCAAGTATGGAGTATCTGTTGCTGCTGATGAAAGTTGCCGTAGTTTAGATGATGTGAAGAAAATAGTGAAGGAAGACCTTGCACACGTAGTCAACATCAAgctcgccaaaatgggagtgCTTGGGGCTCTCGAGATCATTGATCTAGCAAGGGAGTCCGGATTGGATTTGATGATTGGTGGTATGGTCGAAACAAGGCTTGCTATGGGCTTTGCCGGTCATTTGGCAGCTGGTCTCGGGTGTTTCAA ATTCATTGACCTCGACACTCCCCTCTTACTAGCAGAGGATCCTGTTCTCGGAGGCTATGAAG TTTCTGGCCCTGTTTACAAGTTCACTAATACTAGAGGTCACGGCGGTTTTCTGCACTGGGACAATATTTGCTG A
- the LOC121748014 gene encoding N-alpha-acetyltransferase 40-like isoform X2, which yields MADEIKQMRGKEKEKYCQMEVEGKSCERARKKTRRGERQIIEKKKAIENRIKAASSVKDHLATCPHFRHYRGNGLHAHLESGRGDRLPVRTKQYIQNLLKLNMEAPFGPEWSDEEKIKRRDMVAPEARYIFVHEVSDEDADKALELRDVERPCNCKGSIVGFVHYRFTLEEEVPVLYVYELQLEHRAQGKGLGKFLMQLIELIASQNGMGAVVLTVQRANPMAMNFYICKLRYTIAAISPSKVNPLGPEKNYEIL from the exons ATGGCAGACGAAATAAAACAAATGCGagggaaagagaaagaaaaatattgTCAGATGGAAGTTGAAGGCAAAAGTTGCGAGAGAGCAAGGAAGAAGACGAGGCGAGGCGAGAG GCAGATAATTGAGAAGAAGAAAGCAATCGAGAACAGGATCAAAGCTGCTTCTTCGGTGAAAGATCATCTCGCTACTTGTCCGCATTTTCGCCACTATCGAGGAAACG GATTGCATGCACATTTGGAGTCAGGACGTGGCGATAGGCTCCCTGTTCGTACAAAACAATACATACAAAATCTTCTTAAG CTGAACATGGAGGCACCTTTTGGACCTGAGTGGTCAGATGAAGAAAAGATTAAGAGACGTGATATGGTTGCGCCAGAAGCTCGTTACATATTTGTGCATGAGGTATCGGATGAGGATGCTGATAAAGCATTAGAGCTCAGGGACGTGGAGAGGCCATGCAATTGTAAGGGTTCTATTGTAGGTTTTGTACATTACCGATTCACTCTGGAGGAAGAGGTACCTGTACTTTATGTTTATGAATTACAGCTTGAGCATCGTGCTCAAGGAAAGGGACTAGGGAAATTCTTAATGCAACTAATTGAGCTAATTGCTTCTCAG AATGGAATGGGTGCTGTGGTTCTAACCGTCCAAAGAGCAAATCCAATGGCAAtgaacttttatatatgtaaacTGAG GTACACAATTGCTGCAATTTCTCCCTCAAAAGTGAATCCG TTGGGACCAGAGAAAAACTATGAGATACTTT AA
- the LOC121748014 gene encoding N-alpha-acetyltransferase 40-like isoform X1, with protein MADEIKQMRGKEKEKYCQMEVEGKSCERARKKTRRGERQIIEKKKAIENRIKAASSVKDHLATCPHFRHYRGNGLHAHLESGRGDRLPVRTKQYIQNLLKLNMEAPFGPEWSDEEKIKRRDMVAPEARYIFVHEVSDEDADKALELRDVERPCNCKGSIVGFVHYRFTLEEEVPVLYVYELQLEHRAQGKGLGKFLMQLIELIASQNGMGAVVLTVQRANPMAMNFYICKLRYTIAAISPSKVNPLGPEKNYEILCKSLDNEAQAVLENLLLRSSGTLGGSSSILAPQNTTSDS; from the exons ATGGCAGACGAAATAAAACAAATGCGagggaaagagaaagaaaaatattgTCAGATGGAAGTTGAAGGCAAAAGTTGCGAGAGAGCAAGGAAGAAGACGAGGCGAGGCGAGAG GCAGATAATTGAGAAGAAGAAAGCAATCGAGAACAGGATCAAAGCTGCTTCTTCGGTGAAAGATCATCTCGCTACTTGTCCGCATTTTCGCCACTATCGAGGAAACG GATTGCATGCACATTTGGAGTCAGGACGTGGCGATAGGCTCCCTGTTCGTACAAAACAATACATACAAAATCTTCTTAAG CTGAACATGGAGGCACCTTTTGGACCTGAGTGGTCAGATGAAGAAAAGATTAAGAGACGTGATATGGTTGCGCCAGAAGCTCGTTACATATTTGTGCATGAGGTATCGGATGAGGATGCTGATAAAGCATTAGAGCTCAGGGACGTGGAGAGGCCATGCAATTGTAAGGGTTCTATTGTAGGTTTTGTACATTACCGATTCACTCTGGAGGAAGAGGTACCTGTACTTTATGTTTATGAATTACAGCTTGAGCATCGTGCTCAAGGAAAGGGACTAGGGAAATTCTTAATGCAACTAATTGAGCTAATTGCTTCTCAG AATGGAATGGGTGCTGTGGTTCTAACCGTCCAAAGAGCAAATCCAATGGCAAtgaacttttatatatgtaaacTGAG GTACACAATTGCTGCAATTTCTCCCTCAAAAGTGAATCCG TTGGGACCAGAGAAAAACTATGAGATACTTTGTAAGTCATTAGACAATGAAGCTCAGGCAGTCTTGGAG AATCTTTTATTGCGAAGCTCTGGCACTCTTGGAGGCTCAAGCTCTATACTA GCGCCCCAAAATACCACATCCGACTCATGA
- the LOC121749690 gene encoding guanine nucleotide-binding protein subunit beta-like protein, producing the protein MGMGQEQLVLRGTMRGHTDWVTAIAAPIDNSDTIVTSSRDKSLILWTLTKDSSSSGVATRRFTGHSHFVHDVVLSSDGQFALSASWDAELRLWDLHTGETARRFVGHAKDVLSVAFSADNRQIVSASRDKTIKLWNTLGECKYTIEQGESHSDWVSCVRFSPDAGQPTVVSGSWDKTVKVWNLTNCKLRATLTGHTGYVNTVVVSPDGSLCASGGKDGVILLWDLTEGKMLYSLEAGSIVNALTFSPNRYWLCAATESGIKIWDLESKSVVSDLKVDLKQESEMARDEAGQTAAGKNKVIYCTSLSWKADGSTLFSGYTDGVIRVWGIGRY; encoded by the exons ATGGGAATGGGGCAGGAACAGCTCGTCCTCCGCGGCACCATGCGCGGCCACACCGACTGGGTCACCGCCATCGCCGCCCCAATCGACAACTCCGACACCATCGTCACCTCCTCCCGCGACAAATCCCTAATCCTCTGGACCCTCACCAAGgactcctcctcctccggcgTCGCCACCCGCCGCTTCACCGGCCACTCTCACTTCGTCCACGACGTCGTCCTCTCCTCCGACGGCCAATTCGCCCTCTCCGCCTCCTGGGACGCCGAGCTCCGCCTCTGGGACCTACACACCGGCGAAACAGCCCGCCGCTTCGTCGGCCACGCCAAGGACGTCCTCTCCGTCGCCTTCTCCGCCGACAACCGCCAGATCGTCTCGGCGTCGCGCGACAAGACGATCAAGCTCTGGAACACGCTCGGGGAGTGCAAGTACACCATCGAGCAAGGCGAATCGCACTCCGATTGGGTCTCCTGCGTCCGGTTCTCGCCCGACGCCGGCCAGCCCACGGTGGTGTCGGGGTCGTGGGATAAGACTGTCAAGGTCTGGAATCTGACCAATTGCAAGCTGCGTGCGACTCTGACTGGACACACTGGATACGTGAACACGGTGGTGGTGTCGCCTGATGGCTCGCTGTGCGCCAGTGGGGGAAAGGATGGTGTGATTTTGCTTTGGGATTTGACGGAGGGGAAGATGCTGTACTCGTTGGAGGCTGGCTCGATTGTTAATGCTCTGACGTTTAGCCCTAATAGGTATTGGCTCTGCGCTGCCACTGAATCGGGAATCAAGATTTGGGATTTGGAGAGCAAGAGTGTTGTTTCGGATCTCAAGGTGGATTTGAAGCAGGAGAGTGAAATGGCCAGAGATGAAGCTGGGCAAACTGCTGCTGGCAAAAACAAG GTTATATATTGCACCAGTCTCAGCTGGAAAGCTGATGGAAGCACCCTTTTCAGTGGCTATACCGATGGTGTCATCCGAGTTTGGGGCATCGGCCGATACTAG
- the LOC121747477 gene encoding alpha-1,3-arabinosyltransferase XAT3-like isoform X1 — MYDPIFAKSFSRLDRQRFGCFALVLALFIALSISSAFKPTLHPLTLIGDAVNLQLSISAVETMLIDDAIIDNITAQTGEDSAKSMLVINETAKIEPLNLQSMFVTNESVTELAREWRNVEPLCRVLKSHADYCEIQGDVRVDANSSTVFLVKPRSYQILDTNAVSDWIIEPYPRRGTGFVKKWTVKLAAEDDASVPKCDRLHSLPALLFSIGGFTGNHFHDFADLLVPLFTTSFRFKRNVHFLATDYKPWWPAKFRPLLRRLTGSEILDIDNENITNCYGRLIAGLKFDSELVVAADSTSSSGASMHKFRQLLRQTYSLNREKAIRGGVRPRLMIVSRKRTRILTNEDRISRAAAKLGFEVVSAEGDHSTNLTEFAQLVNSCDVMVGVHGAGLTNMVFLPEKAVLVQIVPLGAIDAFAKLDFGDPAAGMGIRYLDYKIGLKESSLILRYAADHPVIRDPISIHRKGWGELRDVYLNNQNVTIDVRTFRATLAKALKLLRR, encoded by the exons ATGTATGATCCTATTTTCGCCAAGAGCTTCAGCCGCTTAGATCGCCAACGATTCGGATGCTTCGCTCTCGTCCTCGCTCTCTTCATCGCGCTAAGCATTTCCTCCGCATTCAAGCCTACTTTGCATCCCTTGACACTTA TTGGCGATGCTGTCAATTTGCAGCTCTCGATCAGTGCTGTGGAAACCATGCTCATAGATGATGCCATTATCGACAATATCACTGCTCAAACAGGAG AAGATAGTGCTAAGAGCATGCTCGTGATCAACGAAACAGCCAAAATCGAGCCGTTGAATTTGCAAAGCATGTTTGTAACGAACGAGTCAGTGACGGAACTAGCTAGAGAATGGCGGAATGTGGAGCCGTTGTGCAGAGTTTTAAAATCACATGCAGATTACTGCGAGATCCAAGGAGACGTAAGAGTCGACGCGAATTCATCGACGGTTTTCCTGGTGAAGCCGCGTTCGTATCAAATTTTGGATACGAACGCCGTTTCTGATTGGATCATAGAGCCTTATCCAAGGAGAGGAACTGGATTTGTTAAAAAATGGACGGTTAAATTAGCGGCGGAAGACGACGCCTCCGTTCCGAAATGCGACCGGCTTCACTCTCTCCCTGCATTGCTCTTCTCAATCGGAGGATTCACCGGAAATCACTTCCACGATTTCGCCGATTTACTAGTTCCACTGTTTACGACGTCGTTCCGATTCAAACGAAACGTGCATTTTCTCGCCACCGACTACAAGCCGTGGTGGCCGGCGAAGTTCCGCCCCCTCCTCCGCCGCCTCACCGGAAGCGAAATCCTCGACATCGACAACGAAAACATCACAAATTGCTACGGGAGACTAATCGCCGGCCTCAAATTCGACAGCGAGCTCGTGGTGGCGGCTGATTCCACTTCTTCCTCCGGCGCGAGCATGCATAAATTCCGGCAGCTCCTCCGGCAAACTTACTCTCTGAACAGAGAAAAAGCGATCCGCGGCGGAGTGCGGCCTCGCCTGATGATCGTGTCGAGGAAGAGGACACGAATTCTGACGAACGAGGATCGGATCTCGCGAGCGGCGGCGAAGCTAGGGTTCGAGGTGGTCTCCGCCGAGGGCGACCACTCGACAAATCTGACGGAATTCGCGCAGCTGGTGAACTCGTGCGACGTGATGGTGGGGGTGCACGGCGCGGGGCTGACGAACATGGTTTTCCTGCCGGAGAAGGCGGTGCTGGTACAGATTGTGCCGTTGGGCGCCATTGACGCGTTCGCGAAGCTCGATTTTGGGGATCCGGCGGCGGGGATGGGGATTAGGTATCTGGATTACAAAATTGGGTTGAAGGAGAGCTCTCTGATTCTGCGATATGCGGCGGATCATCCGGTGATTAGAGATCCGATTTCGATACACAGGAAGGGCTGGGGTGAGCTCAGAGACGTTTACTTGAATAATCAGAATGTCACCATTGATGTACGGACGTTTAGAGCTACTTTGGCTAAGGCGCTTAAGCTCTTGCGTCGTTGA
- the LOC121749693 gene encoding cyclin-dependent kinase D-3-like: MADMDQLLTKKVADRYLKREVLGEGTYGVVYKAIDTKTGQVVAIKKIRLGKQKEGVNFTALREIKLLKELKDPNIIELIDAFPHKGNLHLVFEFMETDLEAVIRDRNIVLSPADIKSYIQMTLKGLSICHKKWVLHRDMKPNNLLIGPAGQLKLADFGLARIFGSPDRRFTHQVFARWYRAPELLFGAKQYGPGVDVWAAACIFAELLLRRPFLQGNSDIDQLGKIFAAFGTPKASQWSDMVYLPDYVEYQHVPGQTLRTLFPMASDDCLDLLGKMFMYDPKARISAHQALEHRYFSSIPPPTEPALLRRPPPKKESANPKASEFNPLDGPTVLSPPRKQRRVMPQREGFDVNAHNTIKMDDHGNETKQAAGERSEHAPMSLDFSVFGMRPPNRPTINSADRSHLKKKLDLEFQLPEEEE, translated from the exons ATGGCGGACATGGATCAGCTGTTGACCAAGAAGGTAGCCGATCGTTATCTCAAACGCGAAGTTCTCGGTGAAGGTACATATGGTGTCGTTTACAAAGCCATCGATACTAAG ACTGGGCAAGTAGTTGCTATCAAGAAAATTCGTTTGGGGAAGCAGAAGGAAGGTGTCAATTTCACAGCTTTAAGAGAAATTAAGTTGCTCAAAGAGCTTAAGGATCCTAACATCATCGAGTTGATTGATGCATTCCCTCACAAGGGGAACTTGCACCTTGTGTTTGAGTTTATGGAGACAGATCTCGAAGCTGTTATTCGTGATAGAAATATTGTTCTTTCTCCAGCTGACATCAAGTCATACATTCAGATGACACTGAAGGGGCTTTCCATTTGCCATAAAAAATGGGTCCTGCATAg GGACATGAAACCGAACAACTTGCTGATTGGACCTGCTGGACAACTTAAACTTGCAGATTTTGGTTTAGCTCGTATATTTGGAAGCCCTGATCGAAGGTTCACACATCAG GTTTTTGCTAGATGGTACAGAGCTCCCGAGCTTCTGTTTGGTGCCAAACAATATGGTCCAGGGGTGGATGTATGGGCTGCAGCATGCATATTTGCTGAGCTGCTTTTACGTCGACCTTTTCTGCAG GGAAACAGTGATATTGATCAACTAGGAAAGATATTTGCGGCTTTTGGGACGCCAAAGGCATCCCAATGGTCAGATATGGTCTATCTTCCAGATTATGTGGAATATCAGCATGTGCCTGGTCAAACACTGCGCACATTATTTCCCATGGCTAGTGATGATTGTTTAGACCTTTTAGGGAAGATGTTCATGTATGATCCTAAAGCAAGAATTTCAGCTCACCAGGCTCTGGAGCATAG GTATTTTTCTTCCATACCTCCACCTACAGAACCTGCTTTGCTTCGAAGACCTCCGCCAAAGAAGGAATCGGCCAATCCAAAGGCCTCAGAGTTTAATCCTCTGGATGGACCAACAGTGCTGTCTCCTCCTAGAAAACAAAGAAGAGTCATGCCTCAACGGGAGGGCTTTGATGTGAATGCTCACAATACGATCAAGATGGACGACCATGGCAATGAGACAAAGCAGGCAGCCGGGGAGAGGAGTGAGCACGCTCCAATGTCTTTGGATTTTTCAGTTTTTGGCATGAGGCCACCAAATAGACCAACTATTAACAG TGCTGACAGATCACATCTAAAGAAGAAACTTGATCTTGAATTTCAACTAcccgaagaagaagaataa
- the LOC121749691 gene encoding uncharacterized protein LOC121749691 isoform X1, producing MEEKQLDYVLVPLGMAMFLGYHLWLLFTIIRNPTRTVIGINSQSRHKWLFCLMSDPLKNGVLAVQTIRNNIMASTLLATTAITLSSLISVYVSNKSSSPSSKLIYGNKSSLMSSLKFFAILLCFLVAFLCNVQSIRYYAHVSFLATVPTSQGKIDAIEYVARNLNRGSFFWSLGLRAFYLSFPLFLWVFGPIPMFLCCFAMSFLLYFLDTTTNFTRDMHSHSIKQEATVEEAEPVDAHAT from the exons ATGGAGGAGAAGCAGCTCGATTACGTGCTGGTGCCGTTGGGGATGGCTATGTTTCTCGGCTACCACCTCTGGCTTCTCTTCACCATCATCCGAAATCCGACAAGAACTGTCATCGGCATCAACTCTCAGAGCCGCCATAAATGGCTCTTCTGCTTGATGTCT GATCCACTAAAAAATGGAGTACTGGCAGTTCAAACGATCCGTAACAACATAATGGCATCGACCCTCTTGGCGACGACAGCCATCACTCTGAGCTCGCTCATAAGCGTGTATGTCAGCAACAAGTCCAGCTCCCCCTCCTCCAAGTTGATCTACGGGAACAAATCCTCCCTCATGTCCTCGCTCAAGTTCTTTGCCATTTTGCTCTGCTTTCTCGTGGCATTCCTCTGTAACGTCCAGTCCATAAGGTACTACGCGCACGTCAGCTTTCTAGCCACCGTGCCCACCTCTCAGGGCAAGATAGACGCCATTGAGTACGTGGCCAGGAACTTGAACAGGGGTAGCTTCTTCTGGTCGCTCGGACTCAGAGCTTTCTACTTGTcctttcctctcttcctctggGTGTTCGGCCCGATACCCATGTTCCTTTGCTGCTTCGCCATGTCGTTCCTTCTCTATTTCTTGGACACCACCACCAACTTCACCAGAGATATGCACTCTCATTCTATCAAGCAGGAAGCCACTGTTGAAGAAGCGGAGCCTGTAGATGCTCATGCCACATGA